Proteins from a single region of Oncorhynchus nerka isolate Pitt River linkage group LG18, Oner_Uvic_2.0, whole genome shotgun sequence:
- the LOC115145849 gene encoding uncharacterized protein LOC115145849, which translates to MAETVRSLFDYREPPTLDSDGEGTKPAPTPRGRGCGRKRKGTPVKVCDRVFVTEDEEESSEHSYGPGDGKGAAENKRPTLDGPCYINDPVQICSGSSELGEEGSSGGRGAALIYPPPPNCRIREVHCGSQVRLVVIAIRDITKGEEITVDYSLTEWGDNTMGFRGTVSSGRYECIADPENNRIKKEEESGLVPSSLSAQDYLTPSWPLSPSSSPLSHSNASDSDPQNEEDGGQRCTPRRRKRRRTTTPSKKRTTPHRTSPGRPPLSSSYRPLTFSPPPSSSTSSRPSLFKSPAPLGPNTTANISINIARGVGMGVPPQKLSCAYCGRHFRSLGRHLDKHHTNQPEIRAALIERFMPHLAAAHATHHTQSQQQPRSSSGVEQNSHRPPPGGTTAFSLSPQRLAAQSPSSAVGGNSSPLVLTPPRGRSAVAVSVLKRSPPPAAVTPPRKAGLRKVKKEKEEEEEENDLVEVEVVKPKEEAVAAFPHVFQQTPKEMERLPKEDENEEEEEANGMMEDDSGAEDKEKELLSSGRLHMLPLLSSLSSLVLYLRRLQHSAFLSLSRQLQSAEAWRLLCHSSLALLILYNRRRECEVSKLAIAEYRSRVTPQCPVPVPPGAPPALTPLEASLSPFERLVLPHLPRVGVQGKRGRVQPLILPPHCEPCLELLLQTRQDVGVDPQNPYVFARPYHSPATPLRGTDLLRSLARSSGTRNPRALTQTRVRRQVAILTQLLLLGEGEEPGQPGGNAVERLEHFLEREYHVTQSCGGIGQDPGLMGRVGRVVLCGERDGVLFRGMSLHHICLELDVMSGNSADSYSEGDSDGEGRKEKGEVAPPSLLMVRKGRTNSRTPRARKLKVTPSSTSPLSPSLPGRKRGSGGPKSGKRGVLKRPWSDAERAAVEEHLTCNIAELRVPAKADCERCLQSCPLLVTNRRDWRAIKFYCHNRIQLLKKNQRREDDGTPITVC; encoded by the exons aCGCGGTTGCGGGAGAAAAAGGAAGGGAACGCCGGTGAAAGTGTGCGACCGCGTCTTTGTcacagaggatgaggaggagagctCCGAACACAGCTACGGTCCAG GTGATGGTAAGGGGGCTGCAGAGAACAAACGACCAACCCTGGATGGCCCTTGCTACATCAATGACCCTGTTCAGATCTG CAGTGGGTCTTCAGAGCTGGGTGAGGAGGGATCCAGCGGGGGCAGGGGGGCGGCGTTGATATACCCCCCTCCTCCAAACTGCCGCATCCGAGAGGTACACTGTGGGAGCCAGGTGCGTCTGGTCGTCATAGCGATCCGAGACATCACCAAGGGAGAGGAGATCACCGTTGACTACAGCCTGACCGAGTGGGGAGACAACACTATG GGTTTCCGTGGTACTGTCTCCTCAGGGAGATATGAGTGTATCGCTGACCCTGAGAACAACCGTATCAAAAAG gaggaaGAGTCCGGGCTcgtgccctcctctctctcagcccagGACTACCTCACCCCTTCCTGGCCcctgtccccctcttcctcccccctctcccactccaACGCCAGCGACTCGGATCCCCAGAATGAGGAGGACGGGGGTCAGAGATGCACACCTCGCCGCCGAAAACGCCGCCGGACCACCACCCCTTCCAAAAAGAGAACCACCCCTCACCGGACATCCCCGGgccgccctcccctctcctcttcataccgccccctcaccttctccccccctccctcctcctccacctcttctcgcCCTTCTCTGTTCAAATCCCCCGCTCCATTGGGACCCAACACGACGGCGAACATCAGTATTAACATCGCCAGGGGGGTCGGCATGGGCGTGCCCCCCCAGAAGCTGAGCTGCGCCTACTGCGGCCGCCACTTCCGCTCACTGGGACGCCACCTGGACAAGCACCACACCAACCAGCCTGAGATCCGCGCCGCGCTCATCGAGCGCTTTATGCCCCACCTGGCGGCCGCGCACGCCACACACCACACTCAGTCCCAGCAGCAACCTCGGTCATCATCAGGAGTGGAGCAAAACTCCCACAGGCCACCACCGGGGGGCACCACCGCGTTCTCCCTGTCTCCTCAACGTCTGGCCGCCCAATCCCCTTCCTCCGCCGTTGGGGGAAACTCCTCCCCCCTGGTATTGACTCCACCCCGAGGGCGCAGTGCGGTGGCTGTGTCCGTTCTGAAGAGAAGCCCGCCTCCGGCGGCTGTGACCCCGCCCAGAAAGGCGGGACTGCGCAAAGTGAAGAAggaaaaagaggaggaggaagaggagaacgaTCTGGTGGAAGTTGAGGTGGTGAAGCCCAAAGAAGAGGCAGTGGCGGCTTTTCCCCACGTCTTTCAGCAGACGCCCAAGGAGATGGAACGGCTGCCGAAAGAGGATGaaaatgaagaggaggaggaggcgaacGGTATGATGGAAGACGACAGTGGAGCGGAGGATAAGGAGAAGGAGTTATTGAG ttCGGGACGTCTCCACAtgctgcccctcctctcctccctgtcttcccTGGTCCTGTACCTCCGCAGGCTCCAGCACTCTgccttcctctccctgtcccgcCAGCTCCAATCCGCCGAGGCCTGGCGCCTCCTGTGCCACTCCTCTCTCGCCCTGCTCATACTCTACAACCGTCGCCGCGAGTGCGAGGTCTCCAAACTGGCCATAGCCGAATACCGCTCCCGTGTCACCCCCCAGTGCCCCGTGCCAGTGCCCCCCGGCGCCCCACCCGCCCTCACACCCCTGGAGGCATCGCTTTCGCCCTTTGAGCGTCTCGTGCTTCCACATTTGCCTCGAGTAGGTGTCCAGGGCAAACGAGGAAGAGTCCAGCCTCTTATCCTGCCACCACACTGCGAGCCATGTCTGGAACTACTCCTCCAGACCAGGCAAGATGTCGGCGTCGATCCCCAGAACCCGTACGTCTTCGCCCGGCCGTACCACTCCCCAGCCACCCCCCTCCGTGGCACCGACCTCCTCCGGAGCCTGGCCCGCTCCAGTGGCACCCGGAACCCCCGCGCTCTCACCCAGACCCGAGTCCGGCGCCAGGTCGCCATCTTGACGCAGCTGCTATTGCTCGGTGAGGGGGAGGAGCCAGGACAGCCGGGTGGGAACGCCGTAGAGCGCCTGGAACACTTCCTGGAGCGTGAGTACCACGTGACGCAGAGCTGCGGCGGGATTGGCCAGGACCCAGGGCTGATGGGTAGAGTGGGGCGCGTGGTGCTGTGCGGGGAGAGAGACGGCGTGCTGTTCCGGGGGATGAGCCTCCACCACATCTGTCTGGAGCTTGACG TGATGTCAGGCAACTCGGCCGACTCGTACTCGGAGGGCGACTCTGACGGCGAGGGGCGGAAGGAGAAGGGCGAGGTGGCCCCTCCCAGCCTGCTGATGGTGCGGAAGGGCAGGACCAACAGCAGGACGCCGCGTGCCAGGAAACTCAAGGTCACTCCCTCCTCCACATCgcccctctccccctcgctccccGGCCGCAAAAGAGGCTCAGGTGGGCCcaaatcag GAAAACGCGGCGTCCTCAAGCGCCCGTGGTCGGACGCAGAGCGCGCCGCTGTGGAGGAGCACCTGACCTGCAACATCGCCGAGCTGCGCGTGCCTGCCAAGGCCGACTGCGAGCGCTGCCTGCAGAGCTGCCCGCTGCTGGTCACCAACCGGCGCGACTGGCGGGCCATCAAATTCTACTGTCACAACCGCATCCAGCTGCTTAAGAAGAACCAGCGGCGTGAGGACGACGGGACGCCCATCACGGTGTGCTGA